In Solirubrobacterales bacterium, a single window of DNA contains:
- a CDS encoding glycine--tRNA ligase: MDKIVALCKRRGFIFQSSEIYGGLASTYDYGHYGVLLKNNVKEEWRRSVVQERDDVVLLDAAILMHPKTWEASGHLEGFSDPLVQCVGKCKRRFRYDHLVEDLEAEGKPTDNVVCPVCGGELSEPKNFNLMFQTNMGPVQDEGSTIYLRPETAQGIFVNFKNVMQFARKKLPMGIAQIGKSFRNEITPGNFIFRTREFEQMEIEYFVPPELAEEAHKQWMDDRLNWYINLGIRPDHLVLRKHESDELSHYSSATSDVEYYFPMGWSELEGIANRGDFDLTQHMKFSGEKMEYIDPQTNERYIPHVIEPSAGADRGTLAFMVDAYDEENIEGRERVVMRLHPKLAPVKVAVLPLVNKEGQPEKARALYEELRVDMQAEFDTGGSIGKRYRRQDEIGTPWGVTIDHQTMEDDTVTLRDRDSLDQSRIPISEIRAELNARLLTDWKSPKLG, encoded by the coding sequence ATGGACAAAATCGTCGCCCTCTGCAAGCGCCGCGGATTCATTTTTCAGTCTTCTGAGATTTACGGAGGGCTGGCCAGCACCTACGACTACGGCCACTACGGCGTGCTCCTGAAGAACAACGTCAAGGAAGAGTGGCGCCGCTCGGTCGTGCAGGAGCGCGACGATGTCGTGCTGCTCGACGCCGCGATTCTGATGCACCCGAAGACCTGGGAGGCCTCCGGCCACCTCGAGGGATTCTCCGATCCATTGGTTCAGTGCGTGGGCAAGTGCAAGCGCCGCTTCCGCTACGACCACCTCGTCGAGGACCTCGAAGCCGAGGGCAAGCCGACAGACAACGTGGTGTGCCCAGTCTGCGGCGGCGAGCTCTCGGAGCCGAAGAACTTCAACCTGATGTTCCAGACCAACATGGGCCCCGTTCAGGACGAGGGCTCCACGATCTACCTGCGCCCCGAGACCGCGCAGGGCATCTTCGTGAACTTCAAGAACGTGATGCAGTTCGCGCGCAAGAAGCTGCCGATGGGCATTGCACAGATCGGTAAGTCGTTCCGCAACGAGATCACCCCGGGCAACTTCATCTTCCGCACGCGCGAGTTCGAACAGATGGAGATCGAGTACTTCGTGCCGCCGGAGCTGGCCGAAGAGGCGCACAAGCAGTGGATGGACGATCGCCTCAACTGGTACATCAACCTCGGCATCAGGCCCGATCACCTCGTGCTGCGCAAGCACGAATCCGATGAGCTTTCGCACTACAGCTCGGCGACGAGCGACGTTGAGTACTACTTCCCGATGGGCTGGAGCGAGCTCGAGGGAATCGCCAACCGCGGCGACTTTGACCTCACTCAGCACATGAAGTTCAGCGGCGAGAAGATGGAGTACATCGACCCGCAGACCAACGAGCGTTACATCCCGCACGTGATCGAACCGTCTGCCGGCGCGGACCGCGGCACGCTCGCTTTCATGGTCGACGCCTACGACGAAGAGAACATCGAGGGCCGCGAGCGCGTCGTGATGCGCCTGCACCCCAAACTTGCTCCCGTGAAGGTCGCTGTGCTTCCGTTGGTCAACAAGGAAGGCCAGCCCGAGAAGGCCCGCGCCCTCTACGAGGAGCTTCGCGTTGACATGCAGGCCGAGTTCGACACCGGTGGATCGATCGGCAAGCGCTATCGCCGACAGGACGAGATTGGCACCCCGTGGGGCGTCACGATCGACCATCAGACGATGGAGGACGACACCGTGACTTTGCGTGACCGCGACTCGCTTGATCAGTCACGTATCCCGATCTCTGAAATCCGCGCGGAGCTGAATGCACGGCTGCTGACTGACTGGAAGAGTCCGAAGCTCGGTTAG
- a CDS encoding type II toxin-antitoxin system VapC family toxin, whose protein sequence is MIVLDTNVVSELTSPSCNPSVDSWVDEFPPEALWITSTTISELVQGVMKMPEGRSRNAVDDRTSQVIGAFYERTLSFDANAAIEYGRFVPDRFAIGRPIDRADAQIAACCVAVGARLATRNTKDFEEIPGLETINPWEAS, encoded by the coding sequence TTGATCGTCCTCGATACAAATGTCGTCTCGGAGCTGACGTCGCCGAGCTGCAATCCAAGCGTTGACTCTTGGGTGGATGAGTTTCCTCCCGAGGCTCTCTGGATCACGTCTACGACGATTTCGGAGCTTGTCCAAGGGGTGATGAAGATGCCTGAAGGTCGAAGTCGCAACGCCGTCGACGATCGAACGAGTCAAGTCATTGGAGCGTTCTACGAGCGAACCTTGTCGTTCGATGCCAACGCCGCGATCGAGTACGGGCGATTCGTGCCGGATCGGTTCGCAATCGGACGCCCGATAGATCGCGCTGATGCGCAGATCGCGGCCTGCTGCGTCGCCGTTGGCGCACGACTGGCGACCCGCAACACCAAAGATTTCGAAGAAATCCCGGGGCTGGAAACGATCAACCCCTGGGAAGCCAGCTAA
- a CDS encoding zinc ribbon domain-containing protein: MPIYEYRRADGSTFEVIQKFTDDPLTRDPDTGKPVERVYSAPAIHFKGSGFHNTDYGSSRRPKSGSSGTSESSTDSGSSGSAEAKPAKSDSKPDAAGKSSKADKAPKKD, encoded by the coding sequence ATGCCGATCTACGAATACAGGCGCGCCGACGGGTCGACCTTCGAGGTGATTCAGAAGTTCACCGACGACCCGTTGACCAGGGACCCTGACACGGGCAAGCCTGTCGAACGCGTGTATTCGGCTCCGGCCATCCACTTCAAGGGGTCGGGCTTCCACAACACGGACTACGGCAGCAGTCGTCGCCCAAAGTCCGGTAGCAGTGGAACGTCCGAATCCTCCACGGACTCAGGATCGTCGGGCTCTGCAGAGGCCAAGCCCGCCAAGTCTGATTCAAAACCCGACGCAGCGGGTAAGTCTTCCAAGGCCGACAAGGCC